From the Montipora capricornis isolate CH-2021 chromosome 2, ASM3666992v2, whole genome shotgun sequence genome, one window contains:
- the LOC138039193 gene encoding uncharacterized protein isoform X2, with the protein MNLQKRIVRNQIFVGTTALYLWVHLSYTNTNGNAGACRTLQFIPAILGKALKNHVIKNITLDESDICRIKCYLDEDCLSFNFGHSVCQLSDSDYKQHPEDLKESDGFIYVGTENDCYGNLCSSHGKCAINAIDNTHYCKCEKGYTGKHCEDLVTGCSKVPNPRVSGIYNIRLNDSFGHFPVYCDQTSDEGGWTMVFKVVANATPLYVAEMWKSRNTTSENVTAALDTSSTFNGHYKNRLVLSHNWNTFNPKQVRVALYKDGQEVQSLKFNAVNDNVEWFTKENLNFSTWDDLKSNSSLKYFELQPIIEKAQDTRRSFEISEKYDGCKNDVGWLMISTDTNPCAFERKNPLSILYSKEKNSSVYNSEDMDLADVFAVFIR; encoded by the exons GGGCTTGCAGGACACTGCAGTTTATTCCAGCAATTCTTGGTAAAGCTCTAAAGAATCATGTGATTAAAAATATAACCCTTGACGAAAGCGACATCTGCAGGATTAAATGTTACCTTGACGAGGATTGTCTCTCTTTCAACTTTGGACATTCCGTCTGCCAACTAAGTGATTCTGATTACAAACAACATCCTGAGGACCTAAAAGAGAGTGACGGCTTTATTTATGTAGGAACAGAG AATGACTGCTATGGCAATTTGTGTTCTTCGCATGGAAAATGTGCTATCAACGCAATAGATAATACCCACTACTGCAAATGCGAAAAGGGATATACTGGAAAGCATTGTGAAGATCTCG TCACTGGCTGCTCCAAAGTTCCAAATCCACGCGTTTCCGGAATCTATAACATTCGACTGAACGACAGCTTCGGACATTTTCCTGTTTACTGTGATCAGACAAGCGATGAAGGAG GTTGGACGATGGTATTTAAAGTTGTTGCAAACGCAACGCCTTTGTACGTTGCGGAGATGTGGAAATCACGAAATACAACTTCCGAGAATGTGACGGCCGCCCTGGATACATCTTCCACTTTTAATGGACATTACAAAAACCGTCTGGTACTTTCTCACAACTGGAACACGTTTAATCCTAAGCAG GTTCGTGTTGCTCTCTACAAGGATGGTCAAGAAGTGCAATCTCTCAAGTTCAATGCCGTTAATGATAATGTTGAATGGTTTACCAAGGAAAATCTCAATTTTTCAACGTGGGATGACCTCAAAAGTAATTCAAGTCTGAAGTACTTTGAGCTTCAACCAATCATTGAGAAAGCTCAAGATACTCGCCGCTCTTTTGAGATATCCGAAAAGTACGATGGCTGTAAAAACGATGTAGGCTGGTTAATGATCAGCACTGATACTAACCCCTgtgcctttgaaagaaaaaatccCCTGAGCATCCTTTACAGCAAGGAGAAAAATTCCTCCGTGTATAACTCAGAGG ACATGGACTTAGCTGATGTTTTTGCTGTCTTCATCCGCTGA
- the LOC138039193 gene encoding uncharacterized protein isoform X1, protein MNLQKRIVRNQIFVGTTALYLWVHLSYTNTNGNAGACRTLQFIPAILGKALKNHVIKNITLDESDICRIKCYLDEDCLSFNFGHSVCQLSDSDYKQHPEDLKESDGFIYVGTENDCYGNLCSSHGKCAINAIDNTHYCKCEKGYTGKHCEDLVVTGCSKVPNPRVSGIYNIRLNDSFGHFPVYCDQTSDEGGWTMVFKVVANATPLYVAEMWKSRNTTSENVTAALDTSSTFNGHYKNRLVLSHNWNTFNPKQVRVALYKDGQEVQSLKFNAVNDNVEWFTKENLNFSTWDDLKSNSSLKYFELQPIIEKAQDTRRSFEISEKYDGCKNDVGWLMISTDTNPCAFERKNPLSILYSKEKNSSVYNSEDMDLADVFAVFIR, encoded by the exons GGGCTTGCAGGACACTGCAGTTTATTCCAGCAATTCTTGGTAAAGCTCTAAAGAATCATGTGATTAAAAATATAACCCTTGACGAAAGCGACATCTGCAGGATTAAATGTTACCTTGACGAGGATTGTCTCTCTTTCAACTTTGGACATTCCGTCTGCCAACTAAGTGATTCTGATTACAAACAACATCCTGAGGACCTAAAAGAGAGTGACGGCTTTATTTATGTAGGAACAGAG AATGACTGCTATGGCAATTTGTGTTCTTCGCATGGAAAATGTGCTATCAACGCAATAGATAATACCCACTACTGCAAATGCGAAAAGGGATATACTGGAAAGCATTGTGAAGATCTCG TAGTCACTGGCTGCTCCAAAGTTCCAAATCCACGCGTTTCCGGAATCTATAACATTCGACTGAACGACAGCTTCGGACATTTTCCTGTTTACTGTGATCAGACAAGCGATGAAGGAG GTTGGACGATGGTATTTAAAGTTGTTGCAAACGCAACGCCTTTGTACGTTGCGGAGATGTGGAAATCACGAAATACAACTTCCGAGAATGTGACGGCCGCCCTGGATACATCTTCCACTTTTAATGGACATTACAAAAACCGTCTGGTACTTTCTCACAACTGGAACACGTTTAATCCTAAGCAG GTTCGTGTTGCTCTCTACAAGGATGGTCAAGAAGTGCAATCTCTCAAGTTCAATGCCGTTAATGATAATGTTGAATGGTTTACCAAGGAAAATCTCAATTTTTCAACGTGGGATGACCTCAAAAGTAATTCAAGTCTGAAGTACTTTGAGCTTCAACCAATCATTGAGAAAGCTCAAGATACTCGCCGCTCTTTTGAGATATCCGAAAAGTACGATGGCTGTAAAAACGATGTAGGCTGGTTAATGATCAGCACTGATACTAACCCCTgtgcctttgaaagaaaaaatccCCTGAGCATCCTTTACAGCAAGGAGAAAAATTCCTCCGTGTATAACTCAGAGG ACATGGACTTAGCTGATGTTTTTGCTGTCTTCATCCGCTGA